Sequence from the Methanobrevibacter thaueri genome:
CAGTGCTTGCAATAACGCAGTAGGATTTGTTCAATTTGTTTCCAGCCTCAAAAATTGCTTTTGAAAGGTCTGATGAGGTTATGAAATCCTGTTTTCCTATTGTTATAGGAACAATCTTAAAATCAGCAGAAAAATATTGTAGGAATGGCAGCTGAACCTCAATGCTGTGTTCCCTAAGATGAGCAGTGAACTCTGCAGAAGCGATGTTTGAAAACTCTATGATGCTGTCTGCAAACTCATTGTCCACCTTGACACTTCCTAAAGGAGTAATCCATTCCCCCTCATTGAATATTGAAATTTCACTACCGAATCCAGTATGGTTAGGACTTAAAATTATAAAAACTTCAGGAAAACCATTTTTTACGATTTCACAATAGCCATGAGAGGCTATTGCACCAGAATATTGATAACCTGCATGCGGAACCATAACGTTGATAGGATAATCACTACCTTCAAATGAATTCAATTCAGGTATGTATCCAAC
This genomic interval carries:
- the amrB gene encoding AmmeMemoRadiSam system protein B — its product is MLRQPAVAGAFYPDDPEKLARLIESCFLDDSGVGYIPELNSFEGSDYPINVMVPHAGYQYSGAIASHGYCEIVKNGFPEVFIILSPNHTGFGSEISIFNEGEWITPLGSVKVDNEFADSIIEFSNIASAEFTAHLREHSIEVQLPFLQYFSADFKIVPITIGKQDFITSSDLSKAIFEAGNKLNKSYCVIASTDLSHFNNQERANKVDGFVLEDIGEMNEFKLFEEVVQYNITMCGYGPVMTTISLSKQCNKNDCDILAYGTSGDVTGDFTSVVGYASGIFK